The sequence GCGACTCGTCCTTCGACTCCTGGCCAATCTGGGTCAGGTCGAAGATCTCGCCCTTGTTGACCCACACCTTGATGCCGATGATGCCGTAGGTGGTGCTCGCCTCGGCAAAACCGTAGTCGATGTCGGCACGCAGCGTGTGCAGCGGCACGCGACCTTCGCGGGCCCACTCGGAACGGGCGATCTCGGCGCCGTTCAGGCGGCCGGACACGTTGATCTTGATGCCCAGCGCGCCCAGGCGCATCGCGTTGCCGACCGAGCGCTTCATCGCGCGACGGAACATGATGCGGCGCTCCAGCTGCTGCGCGATCGACTCGGCCACCAGCTGCGCGTCAATCTCCGGCTTGCGCACTTCGTTGACGTTGATGTGCGTCGGGACGCCCATCATGTCGCTGACTTCCTTGCGCAGCTTCTCGATATCCTCGCCCTTCTTGCCGATCACCACGCCCGGGCGGGCAGTGTGGATCGTCACGCGCGCGGTCTTGGCCGGGCGCTCGATCTGGATCTTCGAGATGCCGGCGGCAGCCAGCTTCTTCTTCAGCATGTCGCGGACCTTGATATCGGCCACGAGATACTTGGCGTAATCGCCCTTGTTGGCGAACCACTTCGAGTTCCAGTCCTTGGCAATGCCGAGGCGGATACCGGTGGGATGAACTTTATGACCCATCGTCTATGTCCCCGGTCAGTTACCAACAACCACAGTGATGTGGCTGGTGCGCTTGAGAATGCGCGAACCGCGGCCTTTGGCGCGGGCATACATGCGCTTCATCGCCGGACCTTCGTCGACGAAGATGCTGGCCACCTTCAGCTCGTCGACATCCGCGCCGAGATTGTTCTCGGCGTTGGCGACGGCCGACAGCAGCACCTTGCGGACAAGGTGCGCGGCCTTCTTGTTGGTGTAGGTGAGCACGTCGCTGGCCCGGCCCACGGGAAGACCGCGGACCAGATCAGCCACCAGGCGTGCCTTTTGCGCCGAGATGCGGGCGCCGCGCAGGATCGCTTTGGCTTCAGTGCTCATCACTTGCCCTTCTTGTCGCCGACATGGCCTTTGAACGTACGGGTCACCGCGAACTCGCCGAGCTTGTGCCCGACCATGTTCTCGTTGATCAGGACGGGCACGTGCTGGCGGCCGTTGTGGATGGCGATGGTCAAGCCGACCATTTCCGGCAGGATCATCGAGCGGCGCGACCAGGTCTTGATCGGGCGCTTGTTGTTGGCGGAAACCGCAGCTTCCACCTTCTTCGCGAGGTGAAGGTCGACGAACGGACCTTTCTTCAGAGAACGCGGCATGTCGGCTTCCTGTTACTTGGTACGACGACGCACGATGAACTGCTGCGTGCGCTTGTTGTTACGGGTCTTGTAACCCTTGGCCGGCGTGCCCCACGGGCTGACCGGATGACGACCGCCAGAAGTCTTGCCTTCACCACCACCGTGCGGGTGGTCGACCGGGTTCATCACCACGCCGCGAACGGTCGGGCGAATGCCTACCCAGCGCTTGGCGCCGGCCTTGCCCAGCTTCTTCAGGCTGTGCTCGCCGTTGCCGACTTCGCCGATGGTGGCGCGGCAATCGACCGAGACGCGGCGCATCTCGCCGGAGCGCAGACGCAGCGTGGCGTAACCGGACTCGCGGGCGACCAGCTGCACCGAGGCACCAGCGCTGCGGGCGATCTGCGCGCCCTTGCCGGGGCGCAGCTCGATGCAATGGATCGTGCTGCCCATCGGAATGTTGCGCAGCTGCAGGCAGTTGCCGGCCTTGATCGGCGCATCGCGGCCGGATACCAGACGATCGTCCACCTGCACGCCCTTCGGCGCGATGATGTAACGACGCTCACCGTCGGCGTAGCACAGCAGCGCGATGTGCGCAGTGCGGTTCGGATCGTATTCGATGCGCTCGACGCGGGCGGCAATGCCTTCCTTGTCGCGCTTGAAATCGATGATGCGGTAATGCTGCTTGTGACCGCCACCGCGATGACGCACGGTGATGCGACCGTGGTGATTGCGACCACCGGTACGGGACTGCGACTCGGTCAACGCCGCGTACGGCGCGCCCTTGTACAGGCCTTCCGTCTTGACGCTGACTGCGTCGCGACGACCCGGCGAGGTCGGCTTGTGGTTGATTAGTGCCATCTCTCAGAACTCCTGGCTCAGGCCTTGGCGGACACGTCGATGGTCTGACCATCGGCGAGGCGCACATAGGCCTTGCGCTTGCCCTGGCGGCTGCCAGCGCGTTGACGGAAGGCTTTGACCTTGCCTTTGGTGTTGACGAGGTTCACCTGTTCGACCTTGACGTCGAACAGCTTCTCCACGGCAGCGCGGACATCGGCCTTGGTCGCTGCAGGGGCGACCACGAATACATACTGGTTATGCTCGGCCAAGCGCGCCGATTTCTCGGAGATGTGCGGTGCGCGCAGCGTGTCGAGAATGCGTTCGTTGTTCATGCCAGCCACTCCTCGACCTTCTTCACGGCGTCAACCGTCATCACCACATGGTCGGAACCGACCAGGCTGACCGGGTTCAGCGCCATCACGTCCAGCACATGGATATACGGGATGTTGCGGGCAGCCAGGAACACCGCCTCGGAGGCGTCTTCCGACACCAGCAGCACGCGACCGGAAACGTCCAGCTCGGCCAGCTTGGCCACCATCGCGGAGGTCTTCGGCGACTCGATGCCGAAGCTCTCGACCACCTTCAGGCGGCCCTGGCGGGCCAGCTCGGAGAAGATCGAGCGGATCGCGACGCGGTATGCCTTGCGGTTGACCTTCTGCTCGTAGCTGCGCGGCTTGGCGGCAAACGTGACACCACCGCCGACGAAGATCGGCGCACGGTAGTCACCGTGACGGGCGCCACCACCCTTCTGCTTCTTGAACTTCTTGGTGGTGCCGGACATCTCGCCACGCGACAGCTGCGCCTTGGTACCGGCGCGACCGGCCGCCTGGTAGGCAACCACAACCTGATGAACCAGGGCCTTCTTGTACTCGCCGCCGAACACTTCGTCCGACACGCTGAGCGGCTTGGCGCCAATGACATTCAATTCCATGGCGACTCTCCTCAACCCTTGGTCGTCGGGCGGATGATGACGTCGCCACCGGTTGCACCCGGCACCGCGCCCTTCACCGCAATCAGGTGACGCTCGGCGTCGACCTTGACCACTTCCAGCCCTTGCGCCGAACGGCGCACGGCACCCATGTGACCGGCCATCTTCTTGCCCGGAAACACGCGACCCGGCGTCTGGCGCTGACCGATGGAGCCCGGTGCGCGATGCGACAGCGAGTTACCGTGGGTGGCGTCACCCATCTTGAAGTTCCAGCGCTTGATGGTGCCCTGGAAGCCCTTGCCCTTGGACACGCCGGCGACATCGACGATCTGGCCGACGGAGAACACGTCGTCTGCCTTGATCTCGGCGCCCACTTCGTACTTGCCGAGATCCTCGGCAGCCACGCGGAATTCCCACAGACCACGACCCGGCTCAACCTTGGCCTTCGCGTAGTGGCCCTTCAGCGGCTGCGTCAGCAGATTCGCGCGCTTGCTGCCCGCGGAAACCTGGACGGCGCTGTAGCCATCATTATCATCCGTCTTCACCTGGGTCACGCGGTTCGGCGTCGCTTCAATCAGCGTCACCGGAATCGAGCGGCCATCTTCAGTGAAGAGTCGGCTCATGCCGCATTTGCGGCCAACCAATCCGATACTCATCTTCGTATCCTGTCTGTCGCTCAACCGAGCTTGATCTGAACATCGACGCCAGCGGCGAGATCAAGCTTCATGAGCGCGTCCACGGTCTTGTCGTTCGGGTCGACGATATCGAGCACACGCTTGTGGGTACGGGTCTCGTACTGGTCGCGTGCATCCTTGTCGACGTGCGGCGACGTCAGAATGGTGTAACGCTCGATCTTGGTCGGAAGCGGAATCGGGCCGAGTACCGTGGCACCCGTGCGCTTTGCCGTCTCGACGATCTCGCTGGCAGAGCGGTCGATCAGTCGATGATCGTACGCTTTCAGCCGAATCCGAATCTTCTGGTTCGCCATAACCGTGTCCTGTTGTCTAAAGAACGTCATGTGAAACGAAGCGGCTTCTCACCGCCCCGCACTACCTTTTGCCACTGCATCGGCGCCGCGCGGTGAACTGCGTGACCCCTCTGAAAAACGCCAGGCGAGCAACGGTACGCTCGCCTGGCACAATCCGGAATCTCGCGCAAAACGACGTGTCGACAGGGCTTGCCCTGTGATCACGTCAACTTGCGAGGGCCTATCCTCGGCCAGCGAACTCGAAGCACATCCTGCGCCTCATTTCGCGGTAGGTCGGCCAAAACATGTCTGGCCGACGAGTGAGCTGCCAAGTGTACCGACAAAACTTCAATTAGTGAAGGGGGTATAAACGCACCCTGCCAAACCGTTTCGTTCAGCAGAGCCGTCCCTGGCCCGACCCGACGTTGACCGGTGCGGCAGCACTCGGTTCAACGGCGGGAATTATTGCGGCACGAAGTGCCGCAATAACCTTTTACTTGATGACCTTGGCCACTACGCCGGCGCCGACGGTGCGGCCGCCTTCGCGAATGGCGAAACGCAGGCCTTCGTCCATCGCGATCGGGTGGATCAGGCTCACCACCATCTTCACGTTGTCGCCCGGCATCACCATTTCCACGCCTTCCGGCAGCTGGCAGGCGCCGGTCACGTCGGTCGTGCGGAAATAGAACTGCGGACGGTAACCCTTGAAGAACGGCGTATGACGGCCACCCTCGTCCTTCGACAGCACGTAGACTTCGGCTTCGAAATCGGTGTGCGGGGTGATCGTGCCCGGCTTGGCCAGCACCTGGCCACGCTCCACGTCGTCACGCTTCAGGCCGCGCAGCAGCAGACCGGCATTGTCGCCCGCCTGACCCTGGTCCAGCAGCTTGCGGAACATTTCCACGCCGGTCACGGTCGTCTTCTGCGTGTCGCGGATGCCGACCACTTCGATTTCGTCACCGACCTTGATGATTCCGCGCTCGATACGACCGGTCACCACGGTACCGCGGCCCGAGATCGAGAACACGTCTTCCACCGGCATCAGGAACGGCTTGTCGATCGCACGTACCGGCTCCGGGATGTAGCTGTCCAGCGCGTCCACCAGCTTGATGATCGCCGGCACGCCGATCTCGCTCTGATCACCTTCCAGCGCCTTCAGCGCCGAACCGTGGATGATCGGCGTGTCGTCGCCCGGGAAGTCGTACTTGCTGAGCAACTCGCGCACTTCCATCTCGACCAGCTCGAGCAGCTCGGCGTCGTCGACCATGTCCGCCTTGTTCAGGAACACCACGATGTACGGCACGCCGACCTGACGGCTCAGCAGGATGTGCTCGCGCGTCTGCGGCATCGGGCCATCGGCGGCCGAGCACACCAGGATCGCGCCGTCCATCTGCGCCGCACCGGTGATCATGTTCTTCACGTAGTCGGCATGGCCCGGGCAGTCCACGTGCGCGTAGTGGCGGATCGGCGACTCGTATTCCACGTGCGCCGTCGAGATCGTGATGCCGCGCGCCTTCTCTTCCGGCGCCGCGTCGATCGCGCTGTAATCCTTGAACTCGCCACCGAAGCGCTCCGCGCCGACCTTCGTCAGCGCTGCCGTCAGCGTCGTCTTGCCGTGATCCACGTGACCAATCGTGCCGACGTTGACATGCGGCTTGGTGCGTTCGAATTTACCCTTTGCCATGACCCTGACCTCTAGAAAGAACTTGGTTAATTAGTGCGGCCATGAAAGGCCGCTTTTTGATCTACGCGATCCAGGAACCGATCGCACTAATTAAGCGTGGAAAAGCTGGCCCTGTCAGGCCTTCTTCATGACCTGCTCGGCGATGTTGTTCGGCGCCTCGGCGTAATGGTCGAATTCCATCGTGAAGGTGGCACGCCCCTGGGTCAGCGAGCGAATCGTGGTCGCATAGCCGAACATCTCGCCCAGCGGAACCATCGCGTCGATGGTCTTGCCCGACGGCGTGTCGTCCTGGCCCTGGAGCAGGCCGCGACGACGACTCATGTCACCCATCACGTCACCCACATACTCTTCCGGGGTCACGACCTCGACCTTCATGATCGGCTCAAGCAGCACCGGGCTCGCCTTCGCGAAGCCTTGCTTGAACGCCATCGAGGCGGCCAGCTTGAACGCCATTTCCGACGAGTCGACGTCGTGGTACGAACCGAACACGAGTTTGACCTTTACGCCCACCACCGGGAAGCCGGCCAGCGGACCACTGGTGATGGTCTCGCGCAGGCCCTTTTCGACCGACGGGATGAATTCCTTCGGAATCACGCCACCGGTGATGTCGTTGATGAAGAGGAAGTCGTCCTTCACGGCCGGGTTCTTGCGATCCTCTTCCGTCATCGGCGACAGCTCGATCACGACGTGACCGTACTGACCCTTGCCGCCCGACTGCTTGGCGTGCTTGTAGTCCGACTTGACGTCCGACGAACGGATCGTCTCGCGGTAGGCCACCTGCGGCTTGCCGACGTTCGCCTCGACGTTGAACTCGCGACGCATGCGATCGACCAGGATGTCCAGGTGCAGCTCGCCCATGCCCGAGATGATGGTCTGGCCCGACTCTTCGTCCGTGCGCACGCGGAACGACGGATCCTCCGCGGCCAGACGGCCGAGGGCGATGCCCATCTTTTCCTGGTCCGACTTGGTTTTCGGCTCGACCGCCATCGAGATCACCGGCTCCGGGAACGTCATGCGCTCCAGGGTGATGACGTGATCCTGCGCGCACAGCGTGTCGCCGGTCGTCACGTCCTTCAGGCCGACCGCGGCGGCGATGTCACCGGCACGGACTTCCTTCAGTTCCTGACGCTCGTTCGCGTGCATCTGCAGGATGCGGCCAATGCGCTCCTTCTTGCTCTTGACCGGGTTGTACACGGCGTCGCCGGAGTTCAACGTGCCCGAGTAGACACGGAAGAACGTCAGCGAGCCGACGAACGGGTCGGTCATGATCTTGAACGCGAGCGCGGAGAACGGCGCGGCATCGTCGGCCTTGCGCGTGGCGTCGTGATCGTTCTCGTCGATGCCGGCGACCGGCGGGCGATCGGCGGGCGACGGCAGCAGCTGGACCACCGCGTCGAGCATCGCCTGGACGCCCTTGTTCTTGAACGCGGTGCCGCAGAATACCGGGATGATCTCGTTCGCCAGCGTGCGCTGACGTAGGCCGGCGATGATCTCACCCTCGCTGAGGTCGCCGCCCTCGAGGTACTTGTTCATCAGCTCTTCGGTGGCCTCGGCGGCCGACTCCACCATGAAGCTGTGCGCTTCTGCAGCCTTGTCGGCCAGATTCGCAGGAATGTCCTGGTACTCGAACTTCATGCCCTGGGATTCCATGTCCCAGGTGATCGCCTTCATCTTGAGCAGGTCGACCACGCCCTCAAAGTTGTCTTCGGCGCCGATCGGCACCTGCATCGGCACCGGATGAGCGCCAAGACGAGCCTTCAGCTGGTCGACCACCTTGTCGAAGTTGGCACCGGTGCGATCCATCTTGTTGACGAATGCAAGACGCGGAACCTTGTACTTGTTGGCCTGGCGCCATACGGTCTCGGATTGCGGCTGCACGCCACCGACCGCACACAGCACGAATACCGCGCCGTCGAGCACGCGCAGCGAACGCTCCACCTCGATGGTGAAGTCAACGTGTCCCGGGGTATCGATGATGTTGAAGCGATGCTGCGGCATGGAGCGATCCATGCCGCTCCAGAACGCCGTCGTTGCTGCCGACGTGATGGTGATGCCGCGCTCCTGCTCCTGCTCCATCCAGTCCATCGTGGCCGCACCGTCGTGCACCTCGCCAATCTTGTGGCTGACGCCGGTGTAAAACAGGATGCGCTCCGTGGTGGTGGTCTTGCCGGCATCGATGTGAGCCATGATGCCGAAGTTGCGATAGCGCTCGATGGGAGTGGTGCGTGCCATGGTGTTTACCTGTGCCGGGCTGCCTGCCCTGGATTCACGCAGCCGTCCGGGCTGCTGCATTTATGAAAAGTCCGGCATGGGTGCCGGGTTCTTCTTTGCCGCCTGGACGGCGGCATGAATACTGCTGGTTTGTTCTTCGCCGTCAGGAACGACGACAAAGACAAAAACCATTACCAGCGGTAGTGCGAGAAGGCCTTGTTGGCTTCCGCCATGCGATGCGTCTCTTCGCGCTTCTTGGCGGCGCCACCGCGGCTCTCGGAAGCCTCCAGCAACTCGGCGGCCAGCTTGCGCGGCATCGAGGTCTCGCCACGCTTGCGGGCAGCGTCGATGACCCAGCGCATCGCCAGCGCCATGCGGCGACCCGGACGCACTTCGACCGGCACCTGATAGGTGGCGCCACCGACGCGGCGGGATTTCACCTCGACTGCCGGAGCGATGTTGTTGAGTGCCTTCTCGACCAAGGCCACCGGCTCGGCATTCTTCTCGCCAATGTGCTGCAGCGCACCGTAGACGATGCTCTCGGCGACCGACTTCTTGCCGCTCTTCATCACCATGTTGATGAAGCGGGCGATCAGCTGGCTGCCATGCTTGGGATCCGGCAGGACCAGACGGGCGGGATGTGAACCTTTACGCGACATGTTTTTCGTCCGTTATTTTTGCGGGCATTCCTGCCCGTCGGAAAAACGGCCACCCTGGCCGCACTCTTCAATTGAGATTACTTTTTCGGGCGCTTGGCGCCGTACTTCGAGCGCGACTGGCGACGCTTGGTAACGCCGGCGCAGTCGAGGCTGCCGCGCACCGTGTGGTAACGCACGCCGGGCAGATCCTTGACGCGGCCACCGCGGATCAGCACCACCGAGTGCTCCTGCAGATTGTGCCCTTCGCCACCGATATAGCTGATGACCTCGAAGCCATTGGTCAGGCGCACCTTGGCCACCTTGCGCAGGGCCGAGTTCGGCTTCTTCGGGGTGGTCGTGTAGACGCGCGTGCAGACGCCACGACGCTGCGGGCTGCTCTGCAGGGCGGGCGACCCACTCTTGTAGGTCTTGGGGCTGCGGTTTTTGCGCACCAACTGGTTGACTGTCGTCATGCGAAGCTGTTCCTGAAAACCTGATTCTAAAAACATTAAAGGCAGCCCGAATAAGCTCGGTCTGCCAAGAAGCGGGAATTTAACATGAGCAGCCCGCCATAGGCAAGCCAACGCTCAGCCGTCCTGGACCCGAACACGAGATGCATCCCTGCACCTCATTTCGTATGTCAGCGAGCAATGCCCCGAACGGGTTTACTCGACACCGTTTTCACTACCGGCCGGAGCCTCGGCAAACGAGGCTGCAGGCGTGGAACCGGAAAGAGTCTCCAGTTCCGTGGCGGTCAAACCACCCTGGCGACGACGCGATGCGTGGTACGCCAGACCCGTGCCTGCCGGAATAAGACGGCCGACAATAACATTTTCCTTCAGGCCACGCAAGCTGTCACGCGTTCCGCGAACTGCCGCCTCGGTGAGGACGCGGGTGGTTTCCTGGAACGAGGCCGCCGAGATGAACGACTCAGTCGCCAGCGACGCCTTGGTGATGCCCAGCAGCACCGACTGGTATTCCGCCGGACGTTCGCCCTTGGCCAGCGCACGCTCGTTCTCGCCGTTGATCCGCACGCGCTCGACCTGCTCACCGCGCAGATAATGGCTTTCGCCCGGCTCGACGATCTCGACCTTGCGCAGCATCTGGCGAATGATCGCCTCGATGTGCTTGTCGTTGATCTTCACGCCCTGCAGGCGATACACGTCCTGGATTTCCTTGACCAGGTACGTGGCCAGCGGCTCCACACCGAGCAGGCGCAGGATGTCATGCGGACTCGGCTCGCCGTCGACGACGGTTTCGCCCTTCTCCACGTGCTCGCCCTCGAACACGATGACCTGACGCCACTTCGGAATCAGCTCCTCGTGCTCGTTGCCGTCGACGTCCTTGATGATCAGACGCTGCTTGCCCTTGGTGTCCTTGCCGAAGCTGATGATGCCTGAGCGCTCGGCGAGGATCGCCGGTTCCTTCGGCTTGCGTGCCTCGAACAGGTCGGCCACGCGCGGCAGACCACCGGTGATGTCGCGGGTCTTGGAGGTTTCCTGCGGGATACGCGCGACCACGTCGCCCACGCCCACTTCGGCACCGTTCTGGATCGACACGATCGCACCGGCCGGCAGGAAGTACTGCGCGGCGATGTCGGTACCCGGCAGCTTGAGCTCACGGCCCTTGGCGTCTTCCAGGCGCACGATCGGACGCAGGTCCTTCGCCTGCGCACCGCGACGCTTCGGATCAGTGACCACGGCCGACTCCAGGCCGGTCAGCTCGTCGGTCTGGCTCTGCACGGTGACGCCATCGAGGAAATCGATGAAGCGCACCACGCCGGCCACCTCGGTGACGATCGGATGGGTATGCGGATCCCAGTTCGCCACGGTCTGGCCCGGCTTGACTGGCGCGCCGTCCTTGACCGCGATGACGGCGCCGTAGGGAACCTTGTAGCGCTCGCGCTCGCGACCGCTGGAGTCGATCACGCTCAGCTCGCCCGAACGCGACACCGCGACCAGGTGGCCCTGCTTGTGCTGCACTGATTTCAGGTTGTTGAACTTCAGCGAGCCGGTGGTCTTCACCGTCACGTTGTCCACCGCTGCCGCACGCGAAGCCGCGCCGCCGATGTGGAACGTACGCATGGTCAGCTGGGTGCCCGGCTCACCGATCGACTGCGCGGCGACCACACCGACGGCCTCGCCCATGTTGACCAGGTGGCCACGGGCCAGATCGCGGCCGTAGCACAGCTTGCACACACCGTGAACGGCCTCGCAGGTGATCGGCGAACGCACCTTGATGATCTGCACGCCGGCCTTGTCGAGCTTCTCGACCAGCGCCTCGTTGAGCAGGGTGTCGCGGGTAACGATCGGCCGGTCGTCATCGCCGGGGGCGTAGACGTCCTCGACCACCACGCGGCCCAGCACGCGTTCGCGCAACGGCTCGACCACGTCGCCGCCTTCGACGATCGGCTGCATGGTGACGCCGTCCTCGGTGCCGCAGTCGTCCATGGTGATGACCACGTCCTGCGCCACGTCGACCAGGCGGCGGGTCAGGTAGCCGGAGTTGGCGGTCTTCAACGCGGTATCCGCCAGGCCCTTGCGGGCGCCGTGGGTCGAGTTGAAGTACTGCAGCACGTTCAGGCCTTCACGGAAGTTGGCCTTGATCGGCGTCTCGATGATCGAGCCGTCCGGACGTGCCATCAGGCCACGCATGCCGGCCAGCTGGCGAATCTGCGCCACCGAGCCGCGCGCGCCGGAGTCGGCCATGATGTACAGCGAGTTCATCGACTTCTGGCTGACCGTCTTGCCTTCGGCGTCGACCACCTTCTCGGTGCCGATGCCGTCGATCATCGCCTTGGCCACCTGCTCGCTGGTGCGCGACCAGATGTCGACCACCTTGTTGTAGCGCTCGCCGGCGGTGACCAGACCCGATTGATACTGCTGCTGGATTTCGACGACTTCCTTCTCGGCCTCGTCGAGGATGGTCTTCTTCTCGGCCGGGATCAGCATGTCGTCGATGCCGATCGAGATGCCCGCGCGCGTGGCGAACCGATAGCCGGTGTACATCAGCTTGTCGGCGAACACCACGGTCTCTTTCAGGCCCAGCAGGCGATAGCTGGAGTTGATCAGCCGCGAGATGTTCT is a genomic window of Rhodanobacter thiooxydans containing:
- the rpoC gene encoding DNA-directed RNA polymerase subunit beta', with the protein product MKDLLNLFNQQRATPDFDAIKIALASPELIRSWSYGEVKKPETINYRTFKPERDGLFCAAIFGPVKDYECLCGKYKRMKHRGVVCEKCGTEVTLAKVRRERMGHIELASPTAHIWFLKSLPSRIGLMLDMTLRDIERILYFEAFVVIDPGMTALERGQLLSEDQYLEATEEHGDEFDARMGAEAVFHLLKSLDLPGEVIRLKEEITSTNSETKLKRLTKRVKLIEAFLESGNKPEWMVLTVLPVLPPDLRPLVPLDGGRFATSDLNDLYRRVINRNNRLKRLLELNAPDIIVRNEKRMLQESVDALLDNGRRGRAITGTNKRALKSLADMIKGKQGRFRQNLLGKRVDYSGRSVIVVGPTLRLHQCGLPKKMALELFKPFIFAKLQARGEATTIKAAKKLVEREEGQVWDILEEVIREHPVLLNRAPTLHRLGIQAFEPKLIEGKAIQLHPLVCTAFNADFDGDQMAVHVPLSIEAQLEARTLMMSSNNILSPANGEPIIVPTQDVVLGLYYMTRELINVKGTGMVFSGISEARRAYDNRAVELHAKVKVRLKLVHIAEDGTRTSETKLVETTVGRALLAEILPEGLPFALANTELTKKNISRLINSSYRLLGLKETVVFADKLMYTGYRFATRAGISIGIDDMLIPAEKKTILDEAEKEVVEIQQQYQSGLVTAGERYNKVVDIWSRTSEQVAKAMIDGIGTEKVVDAEGKTVSQKSMNSLYIMADSGARGSVAQIRQLAGMRGLMARPDGSIIETPIKANFREGLNVLQYFNSTHGARKGLADTALKTANSGYLTRRLVDVAQDVVITMDDCGTEDGVTMQPIVEGGDVVEPLRERVLGRVVVEDVYAPGDDDRPIVTRDTLLNEALVEKLDKAGVQIIKVRSPITCEAVHGVCKLCYGRDLARGHLVNMGEAVGVVAAQSIGEPGTQLTMRTFHIGGAASRAAAVDNVTVKTTGSLKFNNLKSVQHKQGHLVAVSRSGELSVIDSSGRERERYKVPYGAVIAVKDGAPVKPGQTVANWDPHTHPIVTEVAGVVRFIDFLDGVTVQSQTDELTGLESAVVTDPKRRGAQAKDLRPIVRLEDAKGRELKLPGTDIAAQYFLPAGAIVSIQNGAEVGVGDVVARIPQETSKTRDITGGLPRVADLFEARKPKEPAILAERSGIISFGKDTKGKQRLIIKDVDGNEHEELIPKWRQVIVFEGEHVEKGETVVDGEPSPHDILRLLGVEPLATYLVKEIQDVYRLQGVKINDKHIEAIIRQMLRKVEIVEPGESHYLRGEQVERVRINGENERALAKGERPAEYQSVLLGITKASLATESFISAASFQETTRVLTEAAVRGTRDSLRGLKENVIVGRLIPAGTGLAYHASRRRQGGLTATELETLSGSTPAASFAEAPAGSENGVE